CTTGGTTGACTGTTAAGCTTTTGAGAACACCAACGGATACTTGAATGACTGCTGTACGAGTGCCGTATTTGGCTGTGATGGTTGCTGCGCCTGTCGCTAAACCGGAAATTTCTCCGGAGCGAGCTTCAGCGATATCTTTGGAGCTTGTTGACCACTCCGCCTTGGAAGTGACATCAACAGAGCCACGGCCATCTTTGAAATCGGCCATCAGAACAATGGATTCAGACCCGCCAATTTGTAAATTTACGATTTTCTTGCTGGGCTTGATGATCGTCGGAATATCGACTTCAACTTTGGTTGTCGTTGTTTTGCCGCCGTAGGTTGCGGTAATCGTGGCGGTACCGGATTTGTATGTAGTGACTGTACCTTTGCTTACAAAAGCAACTTTATCATCATCCACTGTCCAGACAGCGCCATCCGTCACCGGCCCGCTTGTTCCATCCGCATAAGTAGCGGTCAGAATAAGCGTTTGGGAATCACCGGCTTTTAGAGATATCGAATCTGTGTTAACAACAAGTCGGCGCGGAACTTCTACGTCAATGTTGGCTGTCACGACTTTCTCGCCATATTTGGCAGAAATCGTTGCTTCCCCGGTAGCTATTGCGGAGATCTTTCCTTTGGACACTTGCACAATGTTAGCATCACTGGAAGACCATTCGGCACGGTCTGTAAAATCTTCCGTGCTTCCGTTGGCATAGGTCGCTGTTAACTTCAGCGTATCTGTCGTATTTTTTTTCATTAGTACATTTTTCTTGTCTAAATCGATTTTCAGCGTACTGTCCACATCCACTTTGATCGTCGTGGACTTCGTACCATAGGTAGCAGTTAAGTTTGCCGTTCCAACACTGTAGCCTTTCACTGTGCCCTTGATCGCATCAGCTACGCTGGCTTTGTCTGTGGTCCATACAGCTTTCTCGGATACGTCGTCGAAAGTACCGTCTGGGTAGGTGGCTATCAGCTTAACTTTCTCTGTTCCATTCAACAGCAAGGAGACTTCTGGTTTCTCAGCATCAATACGTCTTACTACTTCAACATCAACAGGCAGTGTCAACGTTTGATTCATATACTTGATTGTCACAGTTGCGCTGCCGGGATTCTGTCCTTTCACTAATCCGTTCGTTACGGTAACGATGGAGCTTGCATCTACGGTGTAATCGGCCTTGCTCGTTACAACCTCAGAGGAGCCGTCATCATAATAAGCGGTAATGATAAGTTGATCACTTGCATTCAAGCGGAGGTCCATAGAGGACTTGTTTTTAGTTAATGACTTGACCTTCTTGCTAACCGTAACGTTAACAATCTCGGTTTTGCCCATATACGTAGCAGTAATGACTGCTGTACCTTCTTTCTTAGCTGTTACAACGCCTGCATAGACGGAAGCTACGTCTGTCGTACCGGAATTCCAGTCCGTTTTGACGGTAGCATTCTCTGTAGTTCCACTTACGAAAATAGCGGTTGCCGTTAAATTCGCAGTATCTCCAACTTGCAAGGCAAGCTCGTTCTTATTCAGGACAAGCTTGGAAATTGATTCAGCAGCCAATGCAATTCCTGTAAATAAAGTTTGACTCGCTAGGGCGAAAATGATGAGCATCGAAAACCACTTACTATATCTAGACTTCGACTTCACGCTTTGTTACCTCCTGTTGTTCCTTTATTTAAGTAATTACAAATGAAAAATTTGGAACAGTTATTTATATTTATCGGTTTGCAAGGGCCGAAAATGAATAGATACCATAAGAAATCGCTGCATTTAACGAGTTAAGAATAGGTAAATACGACGTTCAATAAAGCAACTTAACACAATAAAAAACAAATAAAAAAAACTTAATTAACTTGTATTTAATCCGTTCTTTACAAATCTCTGTTATAGTTGACCTATCTGGTAGGTTTTTACATAGAGAGGGAGAGGGAGAAAAATAATGAGAGTATTTCAGGTTAACAGGCTAGCAGCAGATATGAGGATAAGCCATAAAATATTGACCCTAAATGTCGTGGCGGTTATTTTTCTTGTGCTCTTAACGGCGACCAGCTTCTTTTTTCTACGGGATATGAATCATAATGCGGAAAAGATGTATGAAGACGATTATTTGCCTACGACTTGGATCAATAAAGCAGAGAGCAATGTACATACGATGAATGATCGATTATTAGAATATATTCTGGCACCGGACCCCCACTATAAGGAAGTGTTGGATAATGAAATGAGCAAAATCCGCAGCCATACGAATCTGCTGCTGGATGATTATGAGAAGTCCTTAGGTGGTGAGCCTGTAGGCGAGCTATGGATGTCCAAGCTGAAAAAAGCGTTGCTCAGTTACGAGGAAGATCAGAAAAAAGTGAAGAGTTTATCAGCAGCCGGGCAGGATAAAGAGGCCTACCAGTACTATAAGACTCATATAAAAAGTACGATGGAAGACATCAGCGGTTATATTGAAAGTTTGCAGCAGGATCGTCTGGAAACCTCAGGAGCGCTGAATAAAGAGCGAATTTCGCAATACAGCCGTTTGATATGGACTTTGATCCTCTCATCGCTTGCAGCCATTGTTGTCTTTTACTTTTTCGGCCGATGGATAGCATCGCTGATCGTTAAGCCGCTGAGGGCAATGCAAGTGCTTATGGCCGAAGCCGAGACGGGCAATCTGTCCCAGCAGGCAACGCACGATCTTGCCAAGGATGAAGTCGGCATGCTCCATCGATCTTTCCAGGCGATGCTGTTCAGCCTGCGAGCCTTCATTGGAGATGTGCAGCGGGGAGCGCATGTGCTAGCCAGGCAAGCCGAACAGTTTGCCGGGAATGCGGAGCAAAGCAAGCTGGCGGCGGAGACGATAGCGGTATCGACCGATGTGCTGTCTCATAGCATACAAAAGCAAGTAGCTACAGTAACGGAGACGCTAACGACCATTCAGGCTATGAAGGGGGAGTTAGCGGTCATTCACGGGGACAGCCTCCATATGGCGCAGCTGGCAGAGGAGGCGACGGATAGTTCCCGCGCCGGAATGGAATCCGTTCAGACGATGAAGGAACGAATCGGTCTTGTATTCAATCAGGTCTCAGCGGCTGGGACGATCGTGGATGAACTTCGTTACAGCTGTGGACAAATCAGCTCGATTACTGAGGTAATCGCGGAGATTGCAGAGCAGACGAACCTGCTTGCATTGAATGCTGCGATTGAAGCAGCCAGGGCGGGGGATAGCGGTAGAGGGTTCAATATCGTAGCAGGTGAGGTCCGCAAGCTGTCTGGACAAACCAACGAAGCAGCGAAACAAATCGCTATTCTCCTGCATGAGATCGAGCGGAAAGCGAGAGACGTTGATAGTGTCATGAAGCAAGGGATGAAGCTGACGGAAGATGGCGTAGCCGCCTCTTCGCAGGTGAATGATTCACTGGTCTTCATGCAGGATGCTTTCAGCGGCGTTTCAAGAAAGGTCGAAGTGGTGGGTGCGGCGATCACGCATGTGGCGACCCGCAGCGATGAGGTCGTTGCCTTTATGGAAAACGTGACTGTATCTGCACAGAAGGGAGCGTCTTCCAGTCAAGATTCGGCTGCGGCCAACGAAGAGCAATTGGCGATGATGGAGGAAATTTCTTTCTCCTCCAAGAGTTTGTTCGATATGGCCGAGCAGCTTCAGCAGGCGGTTGGTCGATTCCGTGTCGAATAGAAAGCATAAGGGAAACAAGACATCCTACACCGACTTTTTTCTTTGATGAGAATCGGCACTGGCAGAATGAGATCCTCTAGCCTGGCTATCGCGCGGAGATAGGGAACATTAAGCCGTGATACTAGTAAAATGTGTCCTGATAACGAGTTTGAGGGAACTACAGTGCGCTATAATGCTGAAAACCGCTATATTCCGCTTCAAAGGGAACTACGATCCGCTATTTCACCATTTCCCGGCTGGAATTGGTAAGTTCCGCATAAATAGGGGATCTCAGTTCCCTTTCATGCTGCGTTTACCCCAGTTCCTGCCATTTAGCGGATCATAGTTCCTTTTCACACGACGCTCTCTGTCATTGCACAGTCCAAAGAGGACTAGGATCCGCTATATTGC
Above is a genomic segment from Paenibacillus sp. HWE-109 containing:
- a CDS encoding Ig-like domain-containing protein — encoded protein: MKSKSRYSKWFSMLIIFALASQTLFTGIALAAESISKLVLNKNELALQVGDTANLTATAIFVSGTTENATVKTDWNSGTTDVASVYAGVVTAKKEGTAVITATYMGKTEIVNVTVSKKVKSLTKNKSSMDLRLNASDQLIITAYYDDGSSEVVTSKADYTVDASSIVTVTNGLVKGQNPGSATVTIKYMNQTLTLPVDVEVVRRIDAEKPEVSLLLNGTEKVKLIATYPDGTFDDVSEKAVWTTDKASVADAIKGTVKGYSVGTANLTATYGTKSTTIKVDVDSTLKIDLDKKNVLMKKNTTDTLKLTATYANGSTEDFTDRAEWSSSDANIVQVSKGKISAIATGEATISAKYGEKVVTANIDVEVPRRLVVNTDSISLKAGDSQTLILTATYADGTSGPVTDGAVWTVDDDKVAFVSKGTVTTYKSGTATITATYGGKTTTTKVEVDIPTIIKPSKKIVNLQIGGSESIVLMADFKDGRGSVDVTSKAEWSTSSKDIAEARSGEISGLATGAATITAKYGTRTAVIQVSVGVLKSLTVNQEKLVMKKGDAVTLKATAVYTDETTKDATSDVIWTSSNVKAATVDAGKVKAIASGETTLTAQLDNKTVTIPVQVDMASDLSANVTSLVFDLNETRTITLTATDLDGAKRTVTNEAEWKTSNSAIATVSKGVVTSVSRGKATITAVYGGKTVTIPVEIGVIQALVADKSFFVTKSGDQVQLKLTATLADGTIKDVTSTATWKVSSYKLGTVVNGLFTATASGKTTITGSFGGKTIAIPVEIDSLKYLKTDVVKVELQEGKTATIEAIATYTDGSEEDVTKPALWTSSNIMIADVKDGVIRATGKGSARITVTYSNMRTTVQVTVTK
- a CDS encoding methyl-accepting chemotaxis protein — protein: MRVFQVNRLAADMRISHKILTLNVVAVIFLVLLTATSFFFLRDMNHNAEKMYEDDYLPTTWINKAESNVHTMNDRLLEYILAPDPHYKEVLDNEMSKIRSHTNLLLDDYEKSLGGEPVGELWMSKLKKALLSYEEDQKKVKSLSAAGQDKEAYQYYKTHIKSTMEDISGYIESLQQDRLETSGALNKERISQYSRLIWTLILSSLAAIVVFYFFGRWIASLIVKPLRAMQVLMAEAETGNLSQQATHDLAKDEVGMLHRSFQAMLFSLRAFIGDVQRGAHVLARQAEQFAGNAEQSKLAAETIAVSTDVLSHSIQKQVATVTETLTTIQAMKGELAVIHGDSLHMAQLAEEATDSSRAGMESVQTMKERIGLVFNQVSAAGTIVDELRYSCGQISSITEVIAEIAEQTNLLALNAAIEAARAGDSGRGFNIVAGEVRKLSGQTNEAAKQIAILLHEIERKARDVDSVMKQGMKLTEDGVAASSQVNDSLVFMQDAFSGVSRKVEVVGAAITHVATRSDEVVAFMENVTVSAQKGASSSQDSAAANEEQLAMMEEISFSSKSLFDMAEQLQQAVGRFRVE